In the Proteiniborus ethanoligenes genome, one interval contains:
- a CDS encoding 3-methyl-2-oxobutanoate dehydrogenase subunit VorB, whose amino-acid sequence MSKVLMKGNEAIGAAAIKAGCKYFFGYPITPQNELPEYMSRELPKVDGVFLQAESEIAAINMVYGAAGAGARVMTSSSSPGIALKQEGISYTAGAELPCVIVNIVRGGPGLGGIQPAQSDYYQATRGGGNGDYRHIVYAPASIQEAVDLVMEAFDVADYYRNPVIVLGDGMIGQMMEPVEFKEPVKRELPPKDWATVGTKGERKPNVINSLYIDPKALEDHVIKLEQKYAKMKENEVRYEEYNLEDAEVVIVAYGTTSRIAKNAIAKCTEEGIKVGLIRPITLWPFPDAAFDKITDKTKAILTVEMSTGQMIDDVKIAINGRKPVYFYGRTGGMVPTPNAILEEIKKIVGGDK is encoded by the coding sequence ATGTCTAAAGTCTTGATGAAAGGAAATGAGGCTATAGGTGCTGCTGCTATTAAAGCAGGATGTAAATATTTCTTTGGCTATCCTATTACGCCACAAAATGAGTTGCCTGAATACATGTCGAGAGAATTACCTAAAGTTGATGGAGTTTTTCTACAAGCTGAAAGTGAAATAGCTGCTATTAATATGGTTTATGGTGCAGCTGGAGCAGGAGCAAGGGTAATGACATCTTCTTCAAGCCCTGGAATCGCATTAAAACAAGAGGGAATATCATATACTGCTGGAGCTGAGCTTCCATGTGTAATAGTTAATATAGTAAGAGGAGGGCCAGGCTTAGGTGGTATACAGCCTGCTCAGTCTGATTACTATCAGGCTACAAGAGGAGGAGGAAATGGGGATTATAGACATATAGTATATGCCCCAGCAAGCATTCAAGAAGCAGTAGATCTAGTTATGGAGGCTTTTGACGTAGCAGATTATTATAGAAATCCTGTAATAGTCCTTGGTGATGGAATGATAGGTCAGATGATGGAACCGGTAGAATTTAAGGAGCCTGTGAAAAGAGAGCTACCTCCAAAGGATTGGGCAACAGTAGGAACAAAAGGAGAAAGAAAGCCTAATGTTATTAATTCATTATATATAGATCCTAAAGCGCTAGAGGATCATGTTATAAAGCTAGAACAAAAATATGCTAAAATGAAGGAAAATGAAGTTAGATACGAAGAATACAACCTTGAAGATGCAGAAGTAGTTATAGTAGCTTATGGAACCACATCTAGAATAGCTAAAAATGCTATTGCAAAATGTACAGAGGAAGGAATAAAAGTAGGACTTATAAGACCAATTACATTGTGGCCATTCCCAGATGCAGCATTTGATAAAATTACTGATAAAACTAAAGCAATCCTTACAGTAGAAATGAGTACAGGTCAAATGATAGATGATGTAAAAATAGCCATAAATGGAAGAAAGCCTGTTTATTTCTATGGCAGAACAGGTGGTATGGTACCTACTCCAAATGCTATCCTAGAAGAGATAAAGAAAATCGTTGGGGGTGACAAATAA
- a CDS encoding 2-oxoacid:acceptor oxidoreductase family protein has product MEERLIIAGFGGQGVMSMGQLLTYSGMIENKNVSWLPSYGPEMRGGTANCSVIVSEDLIGSPVVTEASTAIVMNKPSLDKFEKDVIEGGNLLINSSLIDNKAKRHDLKAYYIPANDIANELGDNRIANMVMLGAYLELTKAVEIESIIEAFKKVFGESKTHLIPMNQQALEKGAEAVRVLL; this is encoded by the coding sequence ATGGAAGAAAGATTAATAATAGCTGGTTTTGGTGGTCAAGGTGTTATGTCTATGGGACAGCTGCTCACATATTCAGGCATGATAGAAAATAAAAATGTTTCATGGCTTCCATCCTATGGTCCTGAAATGAGAGGTGGAACTGCAAACTGTAGCGTAATAGTTTCAGAGGACCTTATAGGCTCTCCTGTAGTTACAGAAGCATCTACAGCAATAGTAATGAATAAACCATCTCTAGATAAGTTTGAGAAGGATGTTATAGAAGGTGGAAATCTTCTAATAAATAGCTCACTAATAGATAATAAGGCTAAGAGACATGACTTAAAGGCATACTATATTCCTGCAAATGACATAGCAAACGAGCTAGGTGATAATAGGATAGCTAATATGGTTATGCTAGGGGCATACCTAGAACTTACCAAAGCAGTTGAAATAGAGTCAATTATTGAAGCCTTCAAAAAAGTATTTGGAGAATCGAAGACACATTTAATTCCAATGAATCAGCAGGCACTAGAAAAAGGAGCAGAAGCAGTTAGAGTACTACTGTAA
- the glmS gene encoding glutamine--fructose-6-phosphate transaminase (isomerizing), with protein MCGIVGYIGDKQATDILIEGLEKLEYRGYDSAGVAVLNNSRMHLRKYKGRLNILKEKIEENPIEGVVGIGHTRWATHGEPSDVNSHPHKSSDNKIAVVHNGIIENYAEIKEGLQEKGYSFVSQTDTEVITHLLDYNYKDDILEAVKKTIPMLEGAYALGIIHSDYPNMMIAVRKDSPLIVGIGEDENFIASDIPAILKHTRNIYILEEGEMAVIKKDSIKLMTIDGAPVEKQVYRVTWDVEAAEKGGYEHFMLKEIYEQPKAIKDTLLPRLRKSDEIKLDSIKITVGNIENLKRIYIIACGTAYHAGLLGKDMIEKHTKIPVIAEIASEFRYSEPLIDKETLMIVVSQSGETADTLAALRLAKEKGARVIAVTNVVGSTISREADDVFYTWAGPEIAVASTKAYTTQIVSLALIALDIAIKKGSISNEKYKLILEELKSIPSKIEKVLEDSEEIEKLADILCKKENIFFIGRGIDYHVSREGSLKLKEISYIHSEAMAAGELKHGTLALIQKDTPIIALVTQDKLYDKTVSNIKEVKARGAYVIAVAKEGNTDIEKSVDNVIYIPEIIDEISSLVSIIPLQLLSYYVAYKRGCDIDKPKNLAKSVTVE; from the coding sequence ATGTGTGGAATAGTTGGATATATAGGAGATAAACAGGCTACTGATATACTTATTGAAGGACTTGAAAAGCTTGAGTATAGAGGATACGATTCTGCAGGAGTTGCAGTATTAAACAATAGTAGAATGCATTTAAGAAAGTATAAAGGCAGATTAAACATATTGAAAGAAAAGATTGAAGAAAATCCAATAGAAGGAGTAGTAGGTATTGGGCATACTAGATGGGCAACTCATGGTGAGCCTTCAGATGTTAATTCTCACCCCCATAAAAGCAGTGATAATAAGATTGCAGTAGTTCATAACGGCATCATAGAAAACTATGCTGAAATTAAGGAAGGACTACAAGAAAAGGGATATAGCTTTGTATCCCAGACAGATACAGAGGTTATAACTCACTTGTTAGATTATAATTATAAGGACGATATTTTAGAGGCAGTAAAGAAGACAATTCCCATGCTTGAAGGAGCATATGCACTAGGAATAATTCATAGTGATTATCCAAATATGATGATAGCCGTTAGAAAGGATAGTCCACTAATAGTAGGCATAGGGGAAGATGAAAATTTCATAGCTTCGGATATACCTGCAATATTAAAGCATACAAGAAATATATATATATTAGAAGAAGGAGAAATGGCAGTAATAAAAAAAGACAGTATAAAGCTTATGACAATAGATGGAGCACCAGTAGAAAAACAAGTATATAGAGTAACATGGGATGTAGAGGCAGCAGAAAAAGGTGGATATGAACACTTTATGTTAAAAGAAATATATGAGCAGCCAAAGGCTATTAAGGATACATTATTGCCAAGACTGAGAAAGTCTGATGAAATAAAGCTAGATAGCATAAAAATAACTGTGGGAAATATAGAAAATCTGAAGAGAATATATATAATTGCATGTGGTACAGCTTATCATGCAGGACTTCTTGGCAAAGACATGATAGAAAAACACACTAAAATACCAGTAATAGCAGAAATAGCATCTGAATTCAGATATAGTGAGCCCCTTATAGACAAAGAAACATTGATGATAGTAGTAAGCCAGTCTGGTGAAACAGCAGATACGTTAGCTGCCCTTAGATTAGCAAAGGAAAAGGGTGCAAGGGTCATAGCAGTAACCAATGTAGTAGGAAGTACAATATCTAGAGAAGCAGATGATGTGTTTTATACATGGGCAGGTCCAGAGATTGCAGTAGCCTCCACAAAGGCATATACTACCCAGATAGTATCCCTTGCATTGATAGCATTAGACATAGCTATAAAAAAGGGTAGTATTTCAAATGAAAAATATAAACTAATACTAGAGGAGCTTAAGTCTATTCCATCAAAGATAGAAAAAGTGTTAGAAGATTCGGAGGAAATAGAGAAGCTTGCAGATATCCTATGTAAAAAAGAGAATATTTTTTTCATAGGAAGAGGGATAGACTATCATGTGTCTAGAGAAGGCTCACTAAAGCTCAAGGAAATATCCTATATACATTCAGAGGCAATGGCAGCAGGAGAGCTAAAGCATGGTACATTAGCACTCATACAAAAAGACACTCCAATAATAGCTTTAGTAACACAGGATAAGCTATATGACAAAACAGTAAGTAATATAAAAGAAGTAAAAGCAAGGGGGGCATATGTAATAGCAGTAGCAAAAGAAGGAAATACTGACATAGAGAAGTCAGTAGATAATGTAATATATATTCCAGAGATAATAGACGAAATATCCTCATTAGTAAGTATAATTCCCCTACAACTATTATCATACTATGTAGCATACAAAAGAGGCTGTGATATAGATAAACCAAAAAATTTGGCAAAAAGTGTAACGGTAGAATAG
- a CDS encoding MFS transporter: protein MKRENVWSKDFTLITIGTIISAIAGQTINLPMSLMVFDETGSTLLSAFLFIAGMIPSVILPILIAPFIDRYPKKKIIVGLDYLMGLLFLLIAYIVNITGFQYSLYLLFSLITGFISTIYHLTYQAWFPDLIPVGFEQQGYAVSSSIYPTVMIVMSPVAAYLYKTFSISILFIIIGILTILAATFEVFIANIHNGQKDGKLDFKQYKADILGGFSFLKEEKGIRNIYTYMSITNGTATGLHLMVQAYFQTVSFLTVTMLAFLKSAETVGRIIGGAVQYKVDVPPKKRYGITKFVYIFYETMDIILLFIPYPFMIVNRFLCGVLGMTSATLRETSVQSYLPSNMRAKVNAVFNVFMASSIILFQILTGFLGDMIGYRKTAVILAGISLISIFIFIIVPSAENSKVYEATRAKI from the coding sequence ATGAAAAGAGAAAATGTGTGGTCTAAGGACTTTACACTAATCACCATAGGTACGATTATATCTGCCATAGCTGGTCAAACCATTAACCTTCCAATGAGCCTTATGGTATTTGACGAAACTGGATCTACTTTATTGTCCGCATTTCTATTCATTGCGGGGATGATTCCTAGTGTTATATTACCTATATTAATCGCTCCATTTATAGACAGATATCCAAAAAAGAAAATTATAGTAGGCTTAGACTATCTTATGGGGCTTTTATTTCTGCTGATTGCTTATATTGTCAATATTACAGGATTTCAATACTCCCTTTATCTACTTTTTAGCCTAATAACAGGATTTATCAGTACCATTTATCATTTGACATATCAAGCTTGGTTTCCTGATTTAATACCTGTGGGTTTTGAGCAACAGGGCTATGCAGTTTCATCCTCCATATATCCTACTGTTATGATTGTTATGTCGCCTGTTGCAGCTTATTTATATAAAACATTTTCAATAAGTATATTGTTTATAATTATAGGCATACTTACAATTCTAGCAGCAACCTTTGAGGTTTTTATAGCTAATATACATAATGGCCAAAAGGATGGCAAGCTTGATTTTAAACAATACAAAGCCGATATCCTAGGAGGATTCAGTTTTTTGAAAGAAGAAAAAGGAATAAGAAACATATATACTTATATGAGTATAACAAATGGAACAGCTACTGGATTACATTTAATGGTGCAGGCCTATTTTCAGACTGTTAGCTTTTTAACAGTTACCATGCTTGCATTTCTAAAGAGCGCAGAAACAGTAGGTAGAATTATTGGGGGAGCAGTCCAATACAAAGTGGACGTACCTCCAAAGAAACGATATGGGATTACTAAATTTGTATATATTTTTTATGAAACTATGGATATTATTTTATTATTTATTCCTTACCCATTTATGATAGTAAACCGCTTCTTATGTGGTGTTTTAGGTATGACATCAGCAACACTACGTGAAACCAGTGTCCAATCCTATTTGCCAAGTAATATGCGGGCAAAAGTCAATGCTGTATTTAATGTATTTATGGCTTCATCTATAATCCTGTTTCAAATTTTAACTGGATTTTTAGGCGATATGATTGGATATAGAAAGACTGCAGTTATATTAGCTGGAATTTCTTTAATCTCTATATTTATTTTTATTATAGTTCCTTCTGCTGAGAATAGCAAAGTATATGAAGCAACCAGAGCAAAAATTTAA
- a CDS encoding GIY-YIG nuclease family protein: MNKISKDLLEKINTIPAQPGVYEMLDLNGRIIYIGKSISLRNRVKSYFVKKPKWSKVEKMISFINDIEYIVTDTHLEAVLLECELIKKIKPMFNTQLKNDERYAYIKVEDYNIHKSLSMISKREENSFGPFRRKFFLLELLNSLKNIYPVIKTHEGYDFQYNLIPITMNRKLFEENKNSLQEIFLYDKSMVLFINRLEDKMKEAASKLQYVTASIYRDMIYGFNYLKTGLYGYKTMFFKDILLKMPIDTGYKLFFVSKGEILSKSTFPVLKEKDIENFINAGKNLSLSNSLDRNEKANIDFRDILYSEINSLPEEMVIYL, from the coding sequence ATGAATAAGATTTCTAAAGATTTATTAGAAAAAATAAACACGATTCCAGCTCAGCCAGGTGTTTATGAAATGCTAGACCTTAATGGAAGAATTATCTATATTGGTAAGAGTATCTCTCTTAGAAATAGGGTTAAGTCTTACTTTGTAAAAAAGCCTAAATGGAGTAAGGTAGAAAAAATGATATCCTTCATTAATGATATTGAATATATAGTTACAGACACTCACTTAGAAGCAGTATTGTTAGAATGTGAATTAATTAAGAAAATAAAGCCTATGTTTAATACTCAGCTTAAAAATGATGAGCGATATGCATATATAAAGGTTGAGGATTATAATATTCATAAATCCTTATCTATGATAAGCAAAAGAGAAGAAAATAGCTTTGGTCCTTTCAGGAGAAAATTTTTCTTATTGGAGCTACTTAATTCTTTAAAAAACATATACCCAGTAATTAAAACCCATGAAGGGTATGATTTCCAATACAATCTTATTCCAATTACTATGAATAGGAAATTATTTGAAGAAAATAAAAACTCATTACAAGAAATTTTTCTCTATGATAAGAGTATGGTTTTATTTATTAACAGGCTAGAGGATAAAATGAAAGAAGCAGCTTCTAAGCTTCAATATGTAACTGCTTCTATTTATAGGGATATGATTTATGGTTTTAATTATTTAAAAACTGGGCTATATGGCTATAAAACGATGTTCTTTAAAGATATACTATTAAAGATGCCTATAGATACTGGCTATAAATTATTTTTTGTATCTAAGGGAGAGATTTTGTCTAAATCTACTTTTCCCGTTTTAAAAGAGAAAGATATTGAAAATTTCATTAATGCCGGTAAAAACCTGAGCCTCTCTAATTCTCTCGATAGAAATGAAAAAGCCAATATAGATTTTAGAGATATATTGTACTCTGAAATTAATTCCTTACCTGAAGAAATGGTCATATATTTATGA
- a CDS encoding P1 family peptidase, producing the protein MKEIKFTDIDGIKVGHEQDLEAATGCTVIICEEGATAGVDVRGGSPGTRETDLLNPVNMIQQIHAVMLSGGSAFGLDAASGAMKYLEEKNIGFDVGVTKVPIVCSAVLFDLVVGDHRVRPDMIMGYKACSNATDKECLNGSIGAGTGATIGKLLGLERAMKGGLGSFALQVGDLKVGAIVAVNCLGDVVDPKTGEIIAGLLNEDLHTFAGTENLMAAQYDSKKNIFSGNTTIGVVATNGKFTKSEINKIASMAHNGYARTMRPAHSIFDGDTIFALSTGSVQADISTVGFLAARAMEQAVINGIKNAESLQGIKAYTDTK; encoded by the coding sequence ATGAAAGAAATAAAATTTACAGACATAGATGGAATCAAAGTAGGCCATGAACAAGATTTAGAAGCTGCTACAGGCTGCACTGTAATAATATGTGAAGAGGGAGCTACTGCAGGAGTAGATGTAAGAGGAGGCTCACCTGGAACTAGGGAGACAGATCTATTAAACCCTGTAAATATGATACAGCAAATACATGCAGTTATGCTATCAGGAGGCAGTGCCTTTGGATTAGACGCTGCATCTGGAGCTATGAAATATTTAGAAGAAAAGAATATAGGCTTTGATGTTGGAGTAACCAAAGTTCCGATAGTTTGCTCAGCTGTGTTATTTGATTTAGTAGTGGGAGATCATAGAGTAAGGCCAGATATGATTATGGGCTATAAAGCTTGCAGTAATGCCACTGACAAAGAATGCCTAAACGGAAGTATAGGGGCAGGGACAGGAGCTACAATAGGCAAGCTTTTAGGTCTAGAAAGAGCCATGAAAGGTGGGCTAGGTAGCTTTGCACTACAGGTAGGAGATTTAAAGGTGGGAGCAATAGTAGCAGTAAACTGCCTAGGAGATGTTGTGGACCCAAAAACTGGGGAGATAATAGCAGGATTATTAAACGAAGACTTACATACATTTGCTGGAACAGAAAATTTAATGGCAGCACAATATGATAGCAAGAAAAACATATTTAGTGGAAATACGACAATAGGAGTAGTTGCAACTAATGGAAAATTTACAAAATCAGAAATCAATAAGATAGCCTCTATGGCACACAATGGATATGCTAGAACCATGAGGCCAGCACATTCAATATTTGATGGAGACACTATATTTGCATTATCAACAGGAAGCGTTCAAGCAGATATTAGTACAGTAGGATTTTTAGCAGCTAGAGCTATGGAGCAAGCAGTTATAAATGGAATAAAAAATGCAGAGTCCTTGCAGGGAATAAAAGCATATACTGATACAAAATAA
- a CDS encoding helix-turn-helix transcriptional regulator: protein MDKSRKLAGSLIKYHRERLGITQKELCSGICVVSHLSKIENNKVDSSPQIIQELFQKLGMNYYDDEDFIKKNQYNFEKFYSNINYHRKTDSIVEEIIKEKDRLINSPLIIDYLLVEAYSDINKHNNIKRLSELEIYMNTQQIGWFYIVKAWNCGKSKEDNVRELLSRSYALLRNSYSLLTLMSLELGEGNFYKAIELGSETISLALIEGNVMAIANVNLLIGNCYAAQNLPDLMLPYYERAKNILFELDRQDLIAAINYNIGATFFESGQHEKALYYLEKSHDKRSMEDYSAFLLYHKLGLVHLRLDSNNKAKDYIEKAKEKLNLLSEDYDVNSLMIEVAELQLENGYLDNPVYLEKLEKLCRILNVQHPKGFYLFHKRMLEQVYCHLRQYKKAYLLK from the coding sequence ATGGATAAATCTAGAAAATTAGCTGGAAGTCTAATAAAGTATCATAGGGAAAGACTTGGAATTACCCAGAAAGAGCTATGCAGTGGTATATGCGTAGTTTCTCATTTAAGTAAGATCGAGAACAATAAGGTAGACTCAAGCCCACAAATTATTCAAGAATTATTTCAAAAATTAGGTATGAATTATTATGATGATGAAGATTTTATTAAAAAAAATCAATATAATTTTGAAAAGTTTTATTCTAATATCAACTATCATAGGAAGACAGACAGTATAGTTGAAGAAATTATAAAAGAGAAAGATAGACTTATTAATAGTCCTTTAATCATAGATTATCTTTTAGTTGAAGCCTATTCTGATATCAACAAACATAACAATATAAAAAGACTTTCTGAACTAGAAATCTACATGAACACACAGCAAATAGGTTGGTTCTATATAGTAAAAGCTTGGAATTGTGGTAAAAGCAAAGAGGATAATGTTAGAGAGTTACTCTCTAGAAGCTATGCATTATTAAGAAACAGTTATTCATTATTAACATTGATGAGTCTTGAATTAGGAGAAGGAAATTTTTACAAGGCTATAGAATTAGGCTCTGAGACTATAAGTCTAGCACTAATTGAAGGCAATGTGATGGCAATAGCCAATGTTAACTTGCTTATAGGCAACTGCTATGCTGCACAAAATTTACCAGATTTAATGTTGCCTTATTATGAAAGAGCTAAGAATATTCTTTTTGAATTAGACAGGCAGGATTTAATCGCAGCTATTAATTATAATATTGGAGCTACTTTTTTTGAGAGTGGTCAGCATGAAAAGGCCTTATATTATTTAGAAAAATCACATGACAAAAGATCAATGGAGGATTATTCTGCATTTCTTTTATATCATAAATTAGGCTTAGTGCATTTGAGATTAGATAGCAATAATAAGGCTAAAGATTATATCGAGAAAGCAAAAGAAAAGTTGAACCTATTATCGGAAGACTATGATGTTAATTCTCTCATGATAGAAGTAGCTGAATTACAGCTAGAAAATGGTTATTTGGATAATCCAGTTTATTTAGAGAAATTGGAGAAGCTATGCAGGATATTAAATGTTCAACATCCTAAAGGATTTTATCTTTTTCACAAAAGGATGTTAGAGCAAGTATATTGTCACTTAAGGCAATACAAAAAAGCTTACCTTCTTAAATAA
- a CDS encoding AI-2E family transporter, which produces MDINKKHYKLAFDIGLFAVIILGLFFIRKNIADVINPFLYALVFAYILNPLVNWIEKKGFKRSIAILLIFLTIFLIVFVLFMSFIPRLVSDISVLISDIPNIFKFIENTVNNIKTGDFFISFQKYYDFFNIDSQLDQISTSIKQGLTRFLSILISSTSGLLDIVMTPIITFYYLKDKDKFIKLIMEAIPERFSEKLKEIAGEIDKVLGGFIRGQLIVAAFVGFLTGLGCKILGVPYALTIGLVAGLTNIIPYFGPWIGGIMPVILSLMNSPMTTIWVIVLIIVVQQIESTFLSPQIMSHSVGLHPLSVIFSVLLFGNIFGILGMILGVPITGTIKVLIKYIFQFKLYLDERLS; this is translated from the coding sequence ATGGATATAAATAAAAAACATTATAAATTAGCCTTTGATATTGGTTTGTTTGCAGTAATAATATTAGGCTTATTTTTTATTAGAAAAAATATAGCGGATGTTATAAATCCTTTTTTATATGCATTAGTATTTGCATATATTTTAAATCCATTAGTCAATTGGATTGAGAAAAAAGGATTTAAAAGAAGCATAGCTATTCTTCTCATTTTTTTAACGATTTTTTTAATAGTTTTTGTACTTTTTATGTCATTCATTCCTAGGCTAGTAAGTGATATTTCTGTTTTGATTTCAGATATTCCAAATATTTTTAAGTTTATAGAAAATACAGTAAATAATATAAAAACGGGGGATTTTTTTATCTCTTTCCAAAAATATTATGATTTTTTTAATATTGATTCTCAATTAGATCAAATCTCTACATCTATAAAGCAAGGACTAACTAGGTTTTTATCAATACTTATTTCATCAACAAGTGGCTTGTTAGATATAGTTATGACTCCCATAATAACCTTTTACTATCTTAAGGATAAGGATAAGTTTATTAAGCTTATTATGGAAGCTATACCAGAAAGGTTTAGTGAAAAGCTTAAAGAAATCGCAGGTGAAATCGATAAAGTCTTAGGAGGTTTTATAAGAGGACAGCTGATAGTTGCTGCTTTTGTAGGCTTCTTGACAGGATTAGGCTGTAAAATATTAGGTGTGCCCTATGCACTAACTATTGGCTTAGTTGCTGGCCTAACAAATATTATTCCCTATTTTGGTCCTTGGATCGGTGGAATAATGCCAGTTATACTATCTCTAATGAACAGCCCTATGACTACTATTTGGGTAATAGTGTTAATAATTGTAGTTCAACAAATTGAATCCACATTTTTATCTCCACAAATTATGTCACATAGTGTTGGACTACACCCCTTAAGTGTTATATTTTCAGTATTATTATTTGGAAACATTTTTGGGATACTTGGTATGATATTAGGCGTACCTATAACTGGAACTATCAAGGTGCTTATTAAATATATCTTTCAATTTAAGCTGTATTTAGATGAAAGGCTTAGTTAA
- a CDS encoding thiamine pyrophosphate-dependent enzyme produces MAIVFEKTKGLTDKPFHYCPGCTHGIIHRLVGEVLEELGVLGDTIGVAPVGCAVFAYDYFNVDMQEAAHGRAPAVATGIKRVHPNKVVFTYQGDGDLASIGAGEIVHAAVRGEKITTIFVNNAIYGMTGGQMAPTTLVGQKATTAPYGRDENHAGKPIRMAEMLATIDGAKFVERVSVHDPANIRKAKKAIKSAFELQLSGKGFGIVEVLSTCPTNWGTTPVEALNWLKENMIPYFPLGNLRKPEEVE; encoded by the coding sequence ATGGCCATAGTATTTGAAAAAACTAAAGGACTTACAGATAAGCCTTTCCATTATTGCCCAGGCTGTACCCATGGTATTATTCATAGATTAGTAGGAGAAGTATTAGAAGAGCTAGGAGTTTTAGGAGATACTATAGGGGTAGCACCTGTTGGCTGTGCAGTATTTGCATACGATTACTTTAATGTTGATATGCAAGAAGCAGCTCATGGTAGAGCGCCTGCTGTAGCTACAGGAATAAAAAGAGTACACCCAAATAAAGTTGTATTCACATATCAAGGAGACGGAGACTTAGCATCTATAGGAGCAGGTGAAATAGTGCATGCTGCCGTTAGAGGAGAAAAGATAACTACCATATTTGTAAATAACGCTATATATGGCATGACTGGGGGACAAATGGCTCCAACTACATTAGTAGGACAAAAAGCAACTACAGCACCATATGGTAGAGATGAAAATCATGCAGGAAAACCAATTAGAATGGCAGAAATGCTAGCAACTATTGACGGAGCAAAATTTGTAGAAAGAGTTTCAGTACATGATCCAGCCAATATTAGAAAGGCTAAAAAGGCTATAAAAAGTGCCTTTGAGCTTCAGCTATCAGGAAAGGGCTTCGGTATAGTAGAGGTTCTTTCAACATGTCCTACAAACTGGGGAACTACCCCAGTAGAAGCACTTAATTGGTTAAAAGAAAATATGATTCCATATTTTCCACTAGGTAATTTAAGAAAACCTGAGGAGGTGGAGTAA